A genomic segment from Gammaproteobacteria bacterium encodes:
- a CDS encoding TlpA family protein disulfide reductase, translating to MVKRTLGIWLVMGGLFGGGTALAAPVSLELADMHGREHRLQDYRGQWVVVNYWATWCVPCRTELPELQAFYTKYRHRGVMVIGVNYEDTPQEKVQAFVKQHRLGFPVWLASPDEPSPLGEVRGLPTTFIVAPSGEVVARHQGKVTEAMLVKLTRRSGAPAAD from the coding sequence ATGGTTAAACGCACACTGGGGATCTGGTTGGTCATGGGGGGGCTGTTTGGCGGCGGCACCGCGCTGGCCGCGCCGGTATCGTTGGAGCTGGCCGATATGCACGGCCGCGAGCATCGCTTGCAGGATTATCGTGGCCAGTGGGTGGTGGTGAACTACTGGGCGACATGGTGCGTGCCTTGCCGAACCGAGCTGCCGGAGTTACAGGCGTTTTATACGAAATACCGGCACCGTGGGGTGATGGTGATCGGGGTAAATTACGAGGACACACCACAGGAAAAAGTGCAGGCGTTCGTCAAACAGCACCGGCTGGGCTTTCCTGTGTGGCTGGCGTCACCTGATGAACCCAGTCCGCTGGGCGAGGTGCGTGGCTTGCCAACGACCTTTATTGTGGCGCCCAGCGGCGAAGTGGTTGCGCGTCATCAGGGAAAGGTGACCGAGGCAATGCTGGTGAAACTGACCCGGCGCAGTGGTGCGCCTGCCGCAGATTGA